The Sorex araneus isolate mSorAra2 chromosome 5, mSorAra2.pri, whole genome shotgun sequence genome has a segment encoding these proteins:
- the PAQR7 gene encoding membrane progestin receptor alpha, protein MATGVAQKLSLQQLRQEPQPPAQPESVFTVDRAAVPPLFWKPYIYVGYRPLHQTWRFYFRTLFQQHNEAVNVWTHLLAALILLLRLVLFVGTVDFWGDPHALPLFIIVFASFTYLSFSTLAHLLQAKSEFWHYCFFFLDYVGVAVYQFGSALVHFYYAIEPAWHAQVQAIFLPMAAFLAWLSCAGSCYSKYSQKPGLLGRTCQEMPSALAYALDISPVVHRILVSPSPATDDPALLYHKCQVVFFLMAAAFFSALMPERWFPGSCHLFGQGHQIFHVFLVLCTLAQLEAVALDYKARRPIYEPLHTRWPHNFSGLFLLTVGSSVLTAFLLSQLVRRKLHQKTQ, encoded by the coding sequence ATGgccactggggtggcccagaaGCTCAGCTTGCAGCAGCTCCGCCAGGAGCCCCAGCCACCCGCACAACCAGAGTCTGTCTTCACAGTGGACCGAGCTGCGGTGCCTCCCCTCTTCTGGAAGCCCTACATCTACGTGGGCTACCGGCCATTGCACCAGACCTGGCGCTTCTACTTCCGCACATTGTTCCAGCAGCACAATGAGGCGGTGAACGTGTGGACCCACCTGCTGGCGGCACTGATCCTGCTGCTGCGGCTGGTCCTCTTTGTGGGGACCGTGGATTTCTGGGGAGACCCTCATGCCCTGCCCCTCTTCATCATTGTCTTCGCCTCCTTCACCTACCTCTCCTTCAGTACCCTGGCTCACCTCCTGCAGGCCAAGTCCGAATTCTGGCACTATTGCTTCTTCTTCCTGGACTACGTGGGCGTGGCTGTGTACCAGTTTGGCAGCGCCCTGGTGCACTTCTACTACGCCATTGAACCTGCCTGGCATGCTCAGGTGCAGGCCATTTTCCTGCCTATGGCTGCCTTTCTCGCCTGGCTTTCCTGCGCTGGCTCCTGCTACAGCAAATATAGCCAGAAACCCGGCCTGCTGGGTCGCACTTGCCAGGAGATGCCCTCGGCGCTGGCCTATGCGCTGGACATCAGTCCCGTGGTGCACCGCATCCTGgtatcccccagccctgccacagaTGACCCAGCTCTTCTTTACCACAAGTGCCAAGTGGTCTTCTTCCTGATGGCTGCCGCCTTCTTCTCAGCCTTAATGCCTGAGCGCTGGTTCCCTGGCAGTTGCCACCTTTTTGGGCAGGGCCACCAAATATTCCATGTCTTCTTGGTGCTGTGCACACTGGCTCAGCTGGAGGCGGTGGCGCTGGACTACAAGGCCCGGCGGCCCATCTATGAGCCTCTGCACACCCGCTGGCCTCACAACTTCTCGGGTCTCTTTCTGCTCACCGTGGGCAGCAGTGTCCTCACCGCGTTCCTTCTCAGCCAGCTGGTACGACGCAAGCTCCATCAGAAGACCCAGTGA